A window of Exiguobacterium sp. Helios genomic DNA:
TAAAGGAAACAAAAAGGAGGTACACACACTATGAAACCCCTACAACTGTCTGCTGATACAGCTGTTGAACTTTCGAAACGTCTCAATGTGCCGCTCGAACAGTTAATGCACATGCCACGGCATATTTTGATACAAAAACTGGTCGAATTAGAAACAGAACAATCCGACTCTTCTTCTGCGGATGATACATCTTCAGAAGACAAATGATGCAATATGCCCTTCTTTCGTGCGCTGGTCGCATAAAAGAAGGGCATATTTTGCTTATGATTACGATTGGGGGTTATATTCTGATTTTCCATAACGGAATACATTAACGATCGCTTTTCCGTCACTCGGATAACCGTTCGGATGATCAATCGGAAACAGCGAGAAGAAAATGAAGTAGAACGAGAAATAGGCGAATTGATACGTAAAAATCGAAGCCTCGAAGACACCCGCATAAATCAAACCGTTTACAATCAGGATGCTCGCCAGATTAAAAATAGCTCCACCGGCATAGACGGTAATGTTCGTAAATTTATTTTCATGACGAAGGGCCTCATACTGACACCATCCGTCCCAGAAATAGATACGGTTCAAGCGGATGGGACCAACACGTAACAACGATTTCCCCGATCCGATATTGATTTCCATATTCCCGCCAAACAGACGTGCGAAAAAGTAATGCCCCATCTCATGAATTAACGTGACGATTGGTAATAACAAAAAAAACGAGAAGAAAAATTTCCAGATATCATTGAAGCCAAACATAAAATACATCCTTTCAAAAAAACCAGCACTCTAAATACTACTTATAGTATGTTCCCGGAAGCCCTGAATTAAAACAGCAAACATGAAAAATCATTAAGTCATTATGATGACACCGCAACATGACTGTTACGTTGCGGGATGCGGCTCTAAAAAAAAAGAATCGGAGCCCACATCAGTGAACTCCGATTCTTCTAATTGCCTCATTGCTTAAGACTCGTCATTTATTATTTTTACGCCGTTTGTTCGCTGCATACAACAAACCAAGAATCGTCAGTGCGGCGCCGCCTGCCACTGCATATTTTTTATAGTCTGCTTTCCGTTCGGCAATGACTGTCGTCGACAAAGCCTTCACGACAAGCTGTTTTTCTTCATGCAGACGAGGGGCATGGATTTTTACAACCCCTTCTTCGACGAGAATTTCGAACTCGCCGCCCGGTAACTCGATTGTCACATCGTGTTCCGTCGCATTGTGATACACCCGCTGACGTTCAACATACCCTTCATATGTCCGCTTCAATTCGTAAGCAATGATGCCTTCTCCTTCTTCGAGGAAGCGGAGATGTTTGCGGATCATGGCGGTGTTTTCGAGACGGAACATCGGATACTGACGCCGCAGCGCAATCAATCCTTTGACATACTCGACGCCGAACCGGAACTCTTCTGCCCGTTCATAATCGAGTTGATTGACGACTTCTCCGGAGTTGAAGCTGTCCCGAATGCCGTTTTTTGTCCGGAAAAACTCCTGTCCCGCATGTAAAAATGGAATCCCTTGTCCGGTTAAGATAATGGCATTCGCAAGCATTTGTCGTTTTCGGCGGACTTCATCCGTATCTTCCGGCCGTGACACGGACAATTTGTCCCAAATCGTTAAATCATCATGGGCTTCCGCGTAAGAAACGACTTGATTCGGTTCATCCGCAAATCCTTGCGAAGAGACGTTTCCGGCAATGCCCCGTTTGACTTCATTTGTCCGCTCGAAAGCTCCGCTGATGAATCCGCGGTCAAGCGGTGTCTGAACGTCACCTTTGACACCGTCACGTAATCCGTTGTTGAAATGAGCGATTCCCGGCATCTGCGGCGCATTAAAGTAGTTGGCTTTTTGATCGGCTGCAAGTGGTGTGTCAAGATCCCATCCTTCCCCGACAATCAAGATCGATGGATCAATCCGGTCGAGTGCATGGCGGACTTGATTCATCGTTTCGATATCATGTAAGCCCATCAAGTCGAACCGGAATCCGTCCAGATGATACTCTTTCGCCCAGTACGTCACGCAATCAAGAATGAACTTACGCATCATGAAACGTTCTGATGCTGTGTCATTTCCACAAAAACTCCCGTTCGAAAGTGTTC
This region includes:
- a CDS encoding YycC family protein, encoding MKPLQLSADTAVELSKRLNVPLEQLMHMPRHILIQKLVELETEQSDSSSADDTSSEDK
- a CDS encoding site-2 protease family protein, with amino-acid sequence MFGFNDIWKFFFSFFLLLPIVTLIHEMGHYFFARLFGGNMEINIGSGKSLLRVGPIRLNRIYFWDGWCQYEALRHENKFTNITVYAGGAIFNLASILIVNGLIYAGVFEASIFTYQFAYFSFYFIFFSLFPIDHPNGYPSDGKAIVNVFRYGKSEYNPQS
- the pulA gene encoding type I pullulanase — its product is MALKQTADMLTLTPEELDERYAYKGSDLGATFDEKTIRVRLWAPTAERVVIRLYRTLRARKVEELELAADQQGTFVVELDRAVYEGYFYTFQASINGQKVEAVDPYAKAVGTNGKRGALIDPSTTQPERWIEERPLFHSSQDAVIYELHVRDATSHSASGVIERGTFRGLTEAGTRTPSGGLTGLDYLTDLGVTHVQLLPIYDFGSVNEAAPNDPDNYNWGYDPVNYFAPEGSYSSNPDDPAARIRELKALIQALHDRGIRVVMDVVFNHVYDAETAPLGQFVPGYFFRQAADGTLSNGSFCGNDTASERFMMRKFILDCVTYWAKEYHLDGFRFDLMGLHDIETMNQVRHALDRIDPSILIVGEGWDLDTPLAADQKANYFNAPQMPGIAHFNNGLRDGVKGDVQTPLDRGFISGAFERTNEVKRGIAGNVSSQGFADEPNQVVSYAEAHDDLTIWDKLSVSRPEDTDEVRRKRQMLANAIILTGQGIPFLHAGQEFFRTKNGIRDSFNSGEVVNQLDYERAEEFRFGVEYVKGLIALRRQYPMFRLENTAMIRKHLRFLEEGEGIIAYELKRTYEGYVERQRVYHNATEHDVTIELPGGEFEILVEEGVVKIHAPRLHEEKQLVVKALSTTVIAERKADYKKYAVAGGAALTILGLLYAANKRRKNNK